One Nicotiana tabacum cultivar K326 chromosome 23, ASM71507v2, whole genome shotgun sequence genomic window, TCTCCAAAGGGTATCAGATTTCCACATTAACTTCCTCGCAACATTCTTGGGATGGTATGAAAAACTTTATGTGAAAATAATTTGCTCATAGATAGAGTTCCCATCTTAACATTTATTTCTAATATTTATTTTTGCATGCAGCAAAGATAAAGCAAAGGAATCCATATTTTATTCATATAGAAGGCGTATTAACGGTTTTGCAGCTGATTTGGAAGAGAAATTTGTAGCTCTAATTCAATGTACGTAAGCCTTATTTATGAGAAGGGAAGAgtttttaagttttaaacttaaTTGAAAGGTGAATCCGTCTAATCATGTTTTTACTATCTGATTAATCATTACTCCGTTGATAAACAATATTAGTATATGTGTTATCATCTGCAGTGCATCCTAAGGTGATTTCTGTTTTCCCAAATGAAAGGAGAGAATTACACACATTCCATTCTTGGGATTTTTTGTCTTTGGAAGACAACGGTGTAGTTACCCCAGGTTCTTTGTGGGAAAAAGCCAAGTTTGGCCAAGACATTATCATTGGAAATCTTGACACAGGTATTTCTTTTCTGCTCAGCCTTTCATTTTAGATTTGAATTATAGAGATTTATAATATATAGGTTTCACTTTTTTCCTATAGGTGTTTGGCCAGAAAATCCAAGTTTCAATGACGAAGGTTATGGGCCCATTCCATCAAGATGGAAGGGTGAATGTCAAAATGACGATAAGGTTCCATTTTCCTGCAATAGGTATATAACATTAATTGGAAATGCATGCTAGTTCTATTCTACTTGATTTAAAGGTGATAAATAGGCTGGTTGagtcaaacttaaaagaaattaaaacTATAGTCAAACTAATAATTTGCGTTTAGTTGGTTAAACTTAAACGAGTTGGACGGATTACAAAAAAAAATGGTCAATATAACGTTGTGATTTGATATATAATTGTAGGAAACTTATAGGAGCTAGGTATTTCCACAAGGGATATGATGATTTAAGGGgaaataataatacaagtaaTATTCCAAACTCTTCCCGCGATACCGAAGGGCATGGAACACACACACTGTCCACTGCGGCTGGTAACTTTGCTCCCAACGCAAGTGTCATAGGAGTGTACAATGGAACTGCAAAAGGTGGTGCACCTAAAGCTAGAGTTGCTGCTTATAAGGTAATGGAGTATTAGATTATAGCATTCCATTTCACTCAAAAGTTCAAACCACTATAACATGAACATAAGATTTAATTTGACAACATAAAGATCTTTTACACTGTATATTAGTGTGCTTTAACCATGTAACATATCTTATTTTTCAACTAACCAATCCTACTTTTTATGATCCTTACCTATAGTTATTTTCTAGCTAGGTGATCGGATAGTATTTAAAAAATTACATTTAAGCtcgttttttctttaatttttttaaaagaagttaagctCGTGAAAAtaggatttaacttatatacaccgGAAAGTTTAAGACTTTTACATTATTGGTGTATTTTAACCTGTTAGAAGTAGGTAACACAACCTTATTTTTCGAATGTGAACGATTACAAATAGTTATCTTTGAAGTGAAATGATAGTGTAAACTTTTGTACATTTGATTATAGCGTTTAGCTTATTCCCGTTGTAATTAAAAGCTTAAACAATAATATAAGGTGAAAACATACTTTCATTTCTCTTTAAATACAAGGTGTGTTGGCCAGCAAAACAAGGAGGAGGGTGTTTTGATGCTGATATCCTCAAAGCATTCGATTTCGCCATAGATGACGGTGTTGATGTGATCTCCGCCTCTGTTGGGGGAAAACCACGCCCATATTTTAGAGACGCGGCAGCGATCGGGGCGTTTCACGCCATGAAAGAAGGTATTGTAGTGGTTACTTCTGCAGGAAACTCAGGACCTATGCTTTCAACTGTAGGCAATATTGCACCTTGGATGATAACCGTGGGAGCAAGTACTATTGATCGTGAATTTGAATCCAACGTCAAACTTCAAAATGGACTTACCATCAAGGTTATAGTTTGACTAAATTTCTCTATATTTTGCAGTATGTACATCTATGATTAGCATTTTATTTGGCCCTCTAAATTCAACTTCAAAATTTTCTTGAGAATTCACCAATTTGATGTCATATAAGTTGTCGAGCCTTATTAGTTCTTGAAGTAGAAAGATGTGTAACCGACTTCCTTTGTTTTGTGATACGACACTCTTTCTCTTTTAATAAATGTCTATCACATATTTAATATCTCAAGTTGTAATGATATTTTTGACGTGTGAAAAATCGATATATTTTGCTAAACTTCATGCCTAATAATCAAATATCGTCACATATAATATTAAAGGAATGGCGTATTTCTTTATTCATACATGATTCATTGATTATTTTGTTATCATGACACATATATCAAAAAATTTGTTCTCTTCATCAAGTAGGGAACGAGCATTTCTTATCCATTGCCAGAAGAAAAATTCTATCCACTTATTAGTGGGGAGCTAGCTAAAGCTGCAAATGCAACAGTTGAAGATGCGTAAGATCGTCCTACTTCTAATCTAATATTCTCTTTATTCCATTTTATACGACACGTTTTCTGTTTAGTACAAAAATGGTACAATTCTATATATAATAGTAATTCTTTAAAtttaaacttcttattttacCTTAATAACATATATTCTTATAATCATAGAAAAGTCATGTCATATATAAGACTATAAGTTCTAAGGATAGTTTGATTTGAGTATGTGCCAAAATACTTCTTTCTTAACCTCTATGTTGAAGCAAACACtgtcatataaaataaaattaaacaggCAAACAATACCGtcatataaaataaaacagaTCGACTTGTCCGCTTTAGCTTCCTTCGCCACAGTACGTTTTCCCAGCTTTCATTTAGATTTTTGTTTATGCATGCAGTAAGCTTTGTAAGCAAGCAACATTGGATGCTAGTAAAGTGAAAGGCAAGATTTTGGTTTGTTTAAGGGGAAATAACACCAGAGTAGATAAAGGGCACCAAGCTGTAATTGGAGGTGCTGTTGGAATGATACTTTGCAATGACCAAACGAGTGGCAATGACATTATTGCAGACGTTCATCTCCTCCCAGCTTCCCATATCACTTACAACGACGGTCTTGCCGTTTTTGCCTACATCAATTCTACAAAGTATGCTCTCTTTCTCTTTACTCAAACAAACCTCTGATGTGTAAGAACAAACTTACCATTCCTATTATAAATGGGTTTACATTATatagactatattataaagattTTTTACACTATTAATGTATCATAAATCTATAATGACAAGTTAGTTAGTAGTATCACGTCTACTAGGTtactaattaatatttattataaagATTTACTTACAAGTGACTTTAttaattatgtaaatattttttaggTCGTCAAAGTATAGAATTTTAACTCTACTTTATAAAAAGTTTTGAGTTCTATATCCCGATGAAATACTAAAATTTTTATACAATCATGTTACTATTAAAGTAATTACAAGTAAATCTGCATGAATTGATAACCTAGTAAAAATGCACTAACCTAATATAATAGCTAGGTTAATGTTTTGCATGGTCAGTGTATGTAACTTACGATAATATGTAATTTATCATTTTGACCAGATTACTAATTAATACTTATCATAGAGATATATTTGTAATTACTTTATAAGTAATATAACTATATAAATATACTTTTATATGTATTGTCAATGTATAAAACCCAATCTCTATAAATATAAGTGATTAAATTGCACATATACGAGTTCAATAAGTCCATAGACTACTTTATTGGATGCTCATGAAACTAATGGTTCTACCTTGTATTAACTAGCAATGCTATGGGTTCAATAACCGCACCAAAGGCAATATTAGGCATAAAACCTGCTCCAACTATGGCTTCTTTTTCATCCAGAGGTCCTAATTTGATTACACCTGCAATCCTCAAGGTTTGTTGTAGAGGAATTATTGGTTAGCTActtaattatttatattgtaCAAAATTAATTTTGTGTTAATGTTGTATATATAGCCTGATATCACTGCACCTGGAGTGAATGTTATAGCTGCCTATACAGAAGGAAATAACCCCTCAAATGAAGTGTTTGACAATCGTAGAACAACATTCAATGTAATGTCTGGAACATCAATGTCTTGTCCTCATGTCTCTGGAGTTGTAGGACTTCTCAAAGCTATTCATCCTGATTGGAGTCCTGCTGCCATTCGATCTGCCCTCATGACTACTGGTACATACCCTTTTTTTTGTTCTCAAAACTATTCACCCTTTATCTGTCTTGTTTTTTTAGGTTATGGTATTAAGATAACTAAAGGAAAGCCCTGGCGtaactgataaagttgttgttATGGGTTCAAGCCATGAAAACAGTCTCTTACATAAATtcagggtaaggttgcgtacaataaACCCTTATGGTtcggcccttccccgaaccccactcataacgggagcttagtgcaccgggctggcCTTTTGGTATTAAGATGACTTAGATAGTTGTAAAAACGTTTACACTATTAGTGGATGTAAGT contains:
- the LOC107786988 gene encoding subtilisin-like protease SBT5.4 — its product is MSSPKISILFLFFILFSVWTTPASATKKSYVVYMGSHSHGSALTRAILQRVSDFHINFLATFLGCKDKAKESIFYSYRRRINGFAADLEEKFVALIQLHPKVISVFPNERRELHTFHSWDFLSLEDNGVVTPGSLWEKAKFGQDIIIGNLDTGVWPENPSFNDEGYGPIPSRWKGECQNDDKVPFSCNRKLIGARYFHKGYDDLRGNNNTSNIPNSSRDTEGHGTHTLSTAAGNFAPNASVIGVYNGTAKGGAPKARVAAYKVCWPAKQGGGCFDADILKAFDFAIDDGVDVISASVGGKPRPYFRDAAAIGAFHAMKEGIVVVTSAGNSGPMLSTVGNIAPWMITVGASTIDREFESNVKLQNGLTIKGTSISYPLPEEKFYPLISGELAKAANATVEDAKLCKQATLDASKVKGKILVCLRGNNTRVDKGHQAVIGGAVGMILCNDQTSGNDIIADVHLLPASHITYNDGLAVFAYINSTNNAMGSITAPKAILGIKPAPTMASFSSRGPNLITPAILKPDITAPGVNVIAAYTEGNNPSNEVFDNRRTTFNVMSGTSMSCPHVSGVVGLLKAIHPDWSPAAIRSALMTTASPIDNTGKPLLDTTKEAATPFASGAGHIRPNLASDPGLVYDLEVNDYLNFLCASGYDSQVIRTFNKAPYICPPLSNSSLLEFNYPSITVPALSGNLIVTRTLTNVGPPSTYTARVGQPPGISVVVEPNVLIFKSQGQKERFSLHIKAVNTTYYLAGVDQHVYGELVWSDGTHTVTSPITVEIAR